A single genomic interval of Spirosoma linguale DSM 74 harbors:
- a CDS encoding glucose-methanol-choline oxidoreductase (PFAM: glucose-methanol-choline oxidoreductase~KEGG: pzu:PHZ_c2153 choline dehydrogenase), whose product MNLNIDAKKDMTYDAIVVGSGISGGWAAKELTQKGLKVLMLERGRDVKHIEGYPTATNNPWDFPHRGRITTMAAEEYWANMRTGYTANEEWRHFFENDKENPYLEKENRKVDWIRGYHVGGRSLMWGRQSYRWNKEDFMANAKEGIGVDWPIRYEDLAPWYSYVETFVGVSGSKDGLDVLPDGNFLPAMQMNCLEKEAKKKIEKAFPARMVTMGRTAHLTAPKQQHYDLGRAACQFRNQCMRGCPYGAYFSTQSATLPAAMKTGKLTLRPDSIVSEVLYDEKKGKATGVRVIDQNTKEVREYYARVIFLNASAFASTSILMNSKSHRFPNGMGNESDQLGRNIMDHHLAAGAAGTFDGMEDQYYYGRRANGVYIPRYRNWHGDKRDYVRGFGYQGGAGRGGWNRGNGMDGFGADFKESLTTPGPWTMSLGGFGEMIANPNNRMTLSPDQKDKWGLPLIVFDAAYGENEKKMRIDMMNDAAEMLEAAGLKNVTPYNDETKNPGIGIHEMGTARMGRDPKTSVLNAHNQLHAVKNVFNTDGACMTSASCVNPSLTYMALTARAADFAVKEMKKGTL is encoded by the coding sequence ATGAATCTTAATATAGACGCAAAAAAAGATATGACCTACGACGCTATTGTCGTTGGGTCGGGTATTTCGGGCGGATGGGCTGCCAAAGAACTTACCCAGAAAGGATTGAAAGTGCTGATGCTGGAGCGGGGCCGCGATGTAAAACACATTGAAGGCTACCCAACGGCAACCAATAACCCGTGGGATTTCCCGCACCGGGGGCGTATCACGACGATGGCTGCCGAAGAGTACTGGGCCAACATGCGGACCGGCTATACCGCCAACGAAGAGTGGCGCCACTTCTTCGAGAACGATAAGGAAAACCCGTACCTCGAAAAGGAAAACCGTAAAGTAGACTGGATTCGCGGGTATCACGTTGGCGGTCGGTCGCTGATGTGGGGTCGGCAGAGCTATCGCTGGAACAAGGAAGATTTCATGGCCAACGCCAAAGAAGGCATTGGTGTCGACTGGCCAATCCGCTACGAAGATCTGGCTCCCTGGTACAGCTACGTAGAAACATTCGTGGGCGTATCGGGTAGCAAAGACGGTCTGGATGTATTGCCCGATGGTAACTTCCTGCCTGCAATGCAGATGAACTGCCTGGAAAAGGAGGCCAAAAAGAAAATTGAGAAAGCCTTCCCGGCGCGTATGGTTACCATGGGCCGTACGGCTCACCTGACAGCCCCCAAACAACAGCATTATGACCTCGGACGGGCGGCCTGTCAGTTCCGGAACCAGTGTATGCGCGGTTGTCCATACGGTGCTTATTTCAGCACGCAGTCAGCTACGCTGCCCGCTGCCATGAAAACGGGCAAACTAACGCTCCGCCCCGATTCCATTGTTTCGGAAGTGCTGTACGATGAGAAAAAAGGTAAGGCTACCGGCGTTCGGGTGATCGACCAGAATACCAAAGAAGTTCGTGAATACTACGCCCGGGTCATCTTCCTGAACGCGTCGGCATTTGCCAGCACGTCTATCCTGATGAACTCGAAGTCGCACCGCTTCCCGAACGGCATGGGCAACGAATCTGATCAGCTTGGCCGGAATATCATGGACCACCACCTGGCTGCGGGTGCTGCCGGAACGTTCGACGGCATGGAAGATCAATATTACTACGGTCGGCGGGCCAACGGTGTGTACATTCCACGCTACCGGAACTGGCATGGCGACAAGCGCGATTACGTACGTGGCTTTGGTTACCAGGGTGGTGCCGGTCGTGGTGGCTGGAACCGGGGCAACGGCATGGACGGATTCGGTGCCGACTTTAAGGAAAGCCTTACAACGCCCGGACCATGGACCATGAGCCTTGGTGGATTTGGTGAGATGATTGCCAACCCCAACAACCGGATGACGCTCTCGCCCGACCAGAAAGACAAGTGGGGCCTGCCGTTGATCGTATTCGACGCAGCCTACGGCGAGAACGAAAAGAAAATGCGTATCGACATGATGAACGATGCGGCCGAAATGCTCGAAGCCGCTGGTCTGAAAAACGTAACGCCCTATAACGACGAAACGAAAAACCCCGGTATCGGTATCCACGAAATGGGAACGGCGCGTATGGGCCGCGACCCCAAAACGTCGGTGCTGAATGCCCACAACCAACTACACGCGGTGAAGAACGTATTCAATACGGATGGTGCGTGTATGACGTCGGCATCCTGCGTGAACCCATCATTGACTTACATGGCTCTGACAGCCCGCGCTGCTGACTTCGCCGTTAAAGAAATGAAGAAAGGTACGCTGTAG
- a CDS encoding twin-arginine translocation pathway signal (KEGG: amc:MADE_00435 twin-arginine translocation pathway signal), whose product MNRRDALMRVAALAGSAIALPALADTLEASAARRALTGKPLFFTADQDATVAELADTIIPTTKTPGAKAARVNEVIDIILKDCYKADDQQRFVEGLTRTNKLSQDAYGKAFVQLDPTQRIAIVTKLQTEAKDQLAQMNSNKATAKVENSQADLQMPDAKKRYTPFFTMLKDLTLTGYFTSEIGATQALEYVAVPGRYDGCVTLKPGQKAWAI is encoded by the coding sequence ATGAACAGAAGAGATGCCCTCATGCGGGTGGCCGCCCTGGCTGGCTCAGCAATAGCGCTGCCCGCTTTGGCCGATACGCTCGAAGCTTCGGCTGCCCGACGCGCCCTGACGGGCAAACCGCTTTTCTTCACGGCCGACCAGGATGCGACCGTTGCTGAACTCGCTGATACTATAATTCCAACAACAAAAACACCGGGTGCCAAAGCGGCCAGGGTGAATGAGGTAATCGATATTATTCTGAAAGACTGCTACAAGGCAGACGATCAGCAACGCTTCGTGGAAGGGTTGACCCGGACTAACAAACTAAGCCAGGATGCGTATGGTAAGGCGTTTGTTCAACTCGATCCAACTCAACGAATTGCGATTGTAACAAAATTACAAACGGAGGCAAAAGACCAGCTGGCACAGATGAATTCGAACAAGGCCACTGCCAAAGTCGAAAACTCACAGGCTGATCTACAGATGCCGGATGCAAAGAAACGGTACACGCCGTTCTTCACCATGCTGAAAGACCTGACCTTAACGGGCTACTTCACCTCGGAGATCGGTGCTACCCAGGCGCTCGAATACGTAGCGGTTCCTGGTCGTTACGATGGTTGTGTTACGCTCAAACCCGGTCAAAAGGCGTGGGCCATTTAA